Proteins co-encoded in one Arthrobacter alpinus genomic window:
- a CDS encoding Pr6Pr family membrane protein: protein MTLSRAFAAVRFLFGAVTLVAVGIQLGIHIGHGFSVLNFFSYFTNLSNIFAAVVLVVESVLTWRGKDLGPAWALLRCISVVCMALVGIVFSALLRDVDLGALLPWINTWLHYVMPVAIVADWLITPPRHAIPYKRVLIAIAFPLVYLAYSLIRGAAISWYAYPFLNPADGGYGAVLLTCLIIAVAFVAMTLLIMALGNWLGRRITGRPVAASVDGSRG from the coding sequence ATGACTTTGAGCCGTGCCTTCGCAGCCGTCCGTTTCCTCTTTGGTGCGGTGACCCTGGTTGCCGTAGGGATTCAGCTGGGCATCCACATTGGCCACGGCTTCAGCGTGCTGAACTTCTTCAGCTATTTCACCAATCTCTCCAACATTTTTGCCGCCGTGGTGCTGGTGGTGGAGTCGGTGCTGACATGGCGCGGGAAGGATCTGGGGCCCGCATGGGCGCTGCTGCGCTGCATTTCGGTGGTGTGCATGGCGCTGGTAGGGATTGTCTTCAGCGCCCTGCTGCGCGATGTGGACCTAGGTGCGCTCCTGCCGTGGATCAATACTTGGCTGCACTACGTGATGCCCGTGGCCATTGTGGCCGACTGGCTCATCACTCCGCCGCGTCACGCCATCCCCTACAAGCGGGTGCTCATCGCCATCGCGTTCCCACTGGTGTATTTGGCGTATTCACTTATCCGTGGCGCTGCCATCAGCTGGTACGCCTACCCCTTCCTCAACCCGGCCGACGGCGGATATGGTGCCGTGCTGCTGACCTGCCTCATCATCGCCGTGGCATTCGTGGCCATGACGCTGCTCATCATGGCGCTGGGAAACTGGCTGGGCCGGCGCATCACCGGGCGGCCGGTGGCAGCATCGGTGGACGGCTCCCGCGGCTAG
- a CDS encoding DUF1737 domain-containing protein: MSADESPLAYRLITGPDDRSFCERISAALAEGYVLHGGPAVTFNGTSVICAQAVILPQAIATSDAAVANAVDDLDAELEFDGEGIA; this comes from the coding sequence ATGTCCGCGGACGAATCACCCCTGGCTTACCGGCTCATCACCGGCCCCGACGACCGCTCCTTCTGTGAGCGCATCTCAGCAGCCCTCGCCGAGGGCTATGTGCTCCACGGCGGGCCCGCCGTAACATTCAACGGCACCAGCGTCATCTGCGCCCAGGCCGTGATCCTCCCTCAGGCAATTGCTACCAGCGACGCCGCCGTGGCCAACGCCGTGGATGATCTGGATGCCGAGCTGGAATTCGACGGCGAGGGCATCGCGTGA
- a CDS encoding rhodanese-like domain-containing protein, with the protein MPSWNSTARASRELRRDLAPATAWEHVAAGAVLVDVRTEGEWAHIGVPDISSLNTEPIFIQWNLSNGSNNPDFLEQLQAAVPAEKPLVLLCRSGVRSIAAAEAATAAGYTAYNVLEGFEGQPDRFGDRVLNGWKNRNLPWR; encoded by the coding sequence ATGCCGAGCTGGAATTCGACGGCGAGGGCATCGCGTGAGCTACGCAGGGACCTGGCTCCGGCAACAGCGTGGGAGCACGTAGCCGCCGGGGCGGTCCTGGTGGATGTGCGTACCGAGGGTGAATGGGCGCACATTGGCGTCCCCGACATTTCCTCGCTGAACACCGAGCCCATCTTCATCCAGTGGAACCTGTCCAACGGCAGCAACAATCCGGATTTCCTGGAGCAACTCCAGGCGGCCGTGCCGGCCGAGAAACCGCTGGTTTTGTTGTGCCGTTCGGGCGTCCGCTCCATCGCCGCGGCCGAGGCGGCAACTGCCGCCGGCTACACGGCGTACAACGTGCTCGAGGGCTTCGAAGGCCAACCCGACCGCTTCGGTGACCGCGTCCTGAACGGGTGGAAAAACCGTAACTTGCCCTGGCGCTAA
- a CDS encoding O-succinylhomoserine sulfhydrylase: protein MSNFNEHAATWAPDTAAVRGGLDRTNFQETSEALFLNSGFVYESAEAAEAAFTGEVDRFVYSRYGNPSVATFQERLRLLEGKEACFATASGMSAVFTALGALLAAGDRVVASRSLFGSCFVILNELLPRWGVQTVFVDGPDLDQWREALSVPTTAVFFESPSNPMQEIVDVQAVCDLAHAAGAQVVADNVFATPLLQRCGDFGADIIVYSGTKHIDGQGRVLGGAILGSKEFIDGPVKNLMRHTGPALSAFNAWVLTKGLETMNLRVTHSCTNALALGEFLETQPQVARVLYPYLPSHPQHELAKKQMKAGGTVLTFELAEPANGTRKDAAFALLNALAIIDISNNLGDAKSLITHPATTTHRAMGPDARAAIGLSDGFLRLSVGLEDLDDLKQDLARALAAI, encoded by the coding sequence TTGAGCAACTTTAACGAGCACGCAGCCACCTGGGCGCCGGACACTGCGGCCGTGCGCGGCGGGCTTGACCGTACCAACTTTCAGGAAACCTCCGAGGCCCTGTTTCTAAACTCCGGCTTTGTGTACGAATCCGCCGAAGCAGCCGAGGCGGCCTTCACCGGAGAGGTGGACCGCTTTGTGTATTCGCGCTACGGCAACCCTTCAGTAGCCACGTTTCAGGAACGGCTGCGGCTACTCGAAGGCAAGGAGGCGTGCTTTGCAACAGCGTCCGGCATGTCTGCCGTCTTCACCGCCTTGGGCGCATTGCTGGCTGCCGGGGACAGGGTGGTGGCGTCGCGCTCCTTGTTCGGCTCCTGCTTTGTGATCCTGAACGAATTGCTCCCCCGCTGGGGTGTTCAGACGGTATTCGTCGATGGCCCTGACCTGGACCAATGGCGCGAGGCGTTGAGCGTACCCACCACGGCCGTATTCTTTGAATCCCCGTCCAACCCCATGCAAGAGATTGTGGATGTGCAGGCCGTGTGCGATCTGGCCCATGCGGCGGGCGCGCAGGTGGTGGCCGACAATGTGTTCGCCACTCCCCTGCTGCAGCGCTGCGGCGACTTTGGTGCGGACATCATTGTTTACTCGGGCACCAAACACATTGATGGGCAGGGCCGGGTCCTGGGCGGCGCCATCCTGGGCAGCAAGGAATTCATTGACGGACCGGTCAAGAACCTGATGCGCCACACCGGACCGGCGTTGTCGGCATTCAATGCCTGGGTGCTGACGAAGGGCTTGGAGACCATGAATTTGCGTGTGACGCACTCCTGCACGAATGCGTTGGCGCTGGGCGAATTCTTGGAGACGCAGCCGCAGGTGGCGCGCGTTCTGTACCCCTATTTGCCCTCACACCCGCAGCATGAGCTGGCGAAGAAGCAGATGAAGGCCGGCGGCACCGTGTTGACGTTTGAGCTGGCCGAACCTGCCAATGGGACCCGCAAGGACGCCGCCTTTGCGCTGTTGAACGCGTTGGCGATCATCGACATCTCCAACAACTTAGGCGATGCGAAGTCACTCATCACGCATCCGGCCACAACAACGCACCGCGCCATGGGACCGGACGCTCGTGCGGCGATCGGTTTGTCCGATGGATTCTTGCGCTTGTCCGTGGGGCTGGAGGACCTGGATGACCTAAAACAGGATCTGGCGCGGGCGCTGGCCGCTATTTAG
- a CDS encoding UDP-N-acetylglucosamine 1-carboxyvinyltransferase produces the protein MTQVAAETVGVLVRDARTEKGWTQGELASHLGTSQSAVARMEQGKQNLSLRMIQRMEALLEANLFSVGAVSKNAVTHLRVHGARELSGSVEVNTSKNAGVALLCASLLNRGTTTLRRLARIEEVNRIVELLTSIGVECTWLADNDLLIRRPAVLDLAAMDIAAAKRTRSVIMLLGPLLDEENTYRIPYAGGCDLGTRTVEPHMQALREFGLDVNAHDGFYQVQAPVSDTADRTFVLTERGDTVTENAIMAAAHREGATVIRNASPNYMVQDLCFYLQGLGVSVEGVGTTTLTIKGKSRIDVDIEYAPSEDPIEAMSLITAGIVTKSEVTVTRVPIEFMEIELKVLEQMGFRYLKSPEYMARNGKTRLVDITTLPSELKAAQDKIHAMPFPGLNIDNLPFFAVIASCAEGTTMIHDWVYEGRAIYLTELNRLGAGVRLLDPHRIDIKGPVAWRAAEIGCPPALRPAACILLAMLAAKGTSELRNIYVIERGYEDLAERLNTIGAEIEYFQD, from the coding sequence ATGACTCAAGTGGCTGCAGAAACCGTTGGCGTACTCGTGCGAGATGCGCGCACTGAAAAGGGCTGGACCCAAGGCGAATTGGCATCCCATTTGGGTACCAGTCAAAGTGCCGTTGCTCGTATGGAACAGGGCAAACAGAATCTGAGCCTGCGGATGATCCAGCGCATGGAAGCACTGCTCGAGGCGAATTTGTTTAGCGTTGGCGCAGTCAGCAAGAACGCCGTCACGCATCTGCGCGTCCATGGCGCCCGTGAACTCTCCGGCAGCGTCGAGGTTAACACCAGTAAGAACGCTGGCGTTGCCCTGCTCTGTGCCAGTCTGCTCAACCGCGGCACCACTACCCTGCGGCGCCTGGCCCGTATCGAAGAAGTTAACCGCATTGTGGAACTACTGACGTCCATCGGGGTCGAGTGCACCTGGCTGGCAGACAACGATCTGCTGATCCGCCGTCCCGCCGTGCTTGACTTGGCCGCCATGGACATTGCCGCCGCCAAGCGCACCCGTAGCGTCATCATGCTGCTCGGCCCGCTGCTGGACGAAGAGAACACTTACCGCATCCCCTACGCTGGCGGTTGCGATCTCGGTACCCGCACAGTGGAGCCGCACATGCAGGCGCTGCGCGAGTTCGGCTTGGACGTCAACGCGCACGACGGTTTCTACCAGGTGCAGGCCCCCGTCAGCGACACCGCTGACCGCACCTTTGTGCTGACCGAACGTGGCGACACCGTCACCGAAAACGCCATCATGGCCGCCGCGCACCGCGAAGGCGCCACCGTGATCCGCAACGCCAGCCCCAACTACATGGTTCAGGACCTCTGCTTCTACTTGCAGGGTCTCGGCGTCAGTGTTGAAGGCGTCGGCACCACCACCCTGACCATCAAGGGCAAGTCCCGGATCGACGTTGACATTGAGTACGCACCGTCCGAGGATCCCATCGAGGCCATGAGCCTGATCACCGCCGGCATCGTGACGAAGTCCGAAGTTACGGTGACGCGCGTCCCCATCGAGTTCATGGAAATTGAACTCAAGGTGCTCGAGCAGATGGGCTTCCGCTACCTGAAATCCCCCGAGTACATGGCCCGCAACGGCAAAACCCGCCTCGTGGACATCACTACCTTGCCGTCTGAGTTGAAGGCCGCGCAGGACAAGATCCATGCCATGCCGTTCCCTGGTCTGAACATTGATAACCTGCCATTCTTCGCCGTGATCGCCTCCTGCGCCGAGGGTACCACCATGATTCACGACTGGGTCTACGAAGGCCGAGCCATCTACCTGACGGAGCTGAACCGCCTCGGCGCCGGCGTCCGCTTGCTGGACCCGCACCGCATCGACATCAAGGGCCCGGTTGCCTGGCGTGCCGCAGAAATTGGTTGCCCGCCCGCACTGCGCCCGGCCGCCTGCATCCTGTTGGCCATGCTTGCCGCCAAGGGAACCAGCGAGTTGCGCAACATTTATGTCATTGAGCGCGGCTACGAGGACCTGGCCGAGCGCCTGAACACCATCGGTGCCGAGATCGAATACTTCCAGGACTAA
- a CDS encoding LacI family DNA-binding transcriptional regulator, whose product MARKATSQDVANHAGVSRSAVSFVLNGRADGNIAKEKQLRILAAAKELNYTPNAVARSLQAQRTHTIGVVTDSIAGGPFAGKLLQGASNAAFSAGYLLLVIDTQGEEVRENSAFTTLLNRQVDAMIFASMSLRAHHPHPNMSGVPAVLANSFDPSGALRSIIPDEVTGGGAAVRVLLDAGHHKIAYLSGTAELVATELRTQGFNTALAAAGLAPVEARETGWEINDGFAAAMRLLADDAGHSPKRERPTGIVCANDRVAVGVMLACGQLGLRVPQDLSIVGYDDDEPLARTTVPGLTTVALPHREMGEKAVELLLAELGHGAGTPTAEHQHGETILIPCPVVVRGSVAPPAQ is encoded by the coding sequence ATGGCTCGCAAGGCAACCTCGCAGGATGTCGCCAATCACGCTGGCGTGTCGCGCAGCGCCGTGAGCTTTGTCTTGAATGGACGCGCCGATGGCAATATTGCCAAGGAGAAGCAGCTGCGCATTCTTGCCGCCGCCAAGGAACTTAACTACACGCCCAACGCAGTAGCCCGCTCCCTGCAGGCACAGCGCACCCACACCATTGGCGTTGTCACTGACTCCATTGCTGGCGGGCCGTTTGCCGGAAAGTTGCTGCAGGGCGCAAGTAATGCAGCGTTCAGCGCCGGCTATCTCCTCCTTGTTATTGACACTCAAGGTGAAGAGGTTCGTGAAAACAGTGCCTTCACCACGCTCCTCAACCGCCAAGTTGATGCCATGATCTTTGCTTCCATGAGCCTTCGGGCGCACCACCCCCACCCAAATATGAGCGGTGTGCCCGCGGTGCTAGCCAATAGCTTTGACCCATCCGGCGCTCTGCGGTCAATCATTCCCGACGAGGTCACCGGAGGCGGGGCCGCCGTTCGGGTCCTACTCGACGCCGGGCACCACAAGATCGCCTACCTGTCCGGAACAGCCGAGCTGGTGGCGACCGAACTCCGAACCCAGGGCTTCAATACCGCCCTGGCCGCCGCCGGCTTGGCACCCGTCGAGGCCCGCGAAACGGGCTGGGAAATCAATGACGGTTTCGCAGCGGCCATGCGTCTACTGGCAGACGACGCCGGGCACTCACCCAAGCGCGAACGCCCCACGGGCATCGTCTGCGCCAATGACCGTGTTGCCGTGGGTGTCATGTTGGCCTGCGGGCAGTTGGGGCTGCGAGTTCCCCAAGACCTGAGCATTGTCGGCTATGACGACGACGAACCACTCGCCAGAACCACGGTGCCGGGGCTCACCACCGTGGCACTGCCGCACCGTGAAATGGGAGAGAAGGCGGTTGAGCTACTGCTGGCAGAGCTGGGTCATGGCGCAGGCACTCCAACAGCAGAACACCAGCATGGCGAAACCATTCTCATTCCCTGCCCCGTAGTGGTACGCGGCTCGGTAGCGCCCCCGGCCCAGTAG
- a CDS encoding L-lactate dehydrogenase encodes MTIARSTKLTIVGAGSVGTSLAYAALIRGSAREVVLYDIATAKVEAEVLDLAHGTPFVGSARITGGSDIELVAGSDVVVITAGAKQEPGQTRLELAGVNVGILEKMLPQLVALAPNAVFILVTNPCDVLTAVAERITDLPPGRIFSSGTVLDSSRLRWLVAEAAGVAPQSVHALIVGEHGDTEFPLWSAATIGQTPLPDWTDSSGALLFPRERLEALTHDVVHAAYKVIAGKGATNYAIGLSGARIVEAVLQDERSILPVSSVLHGYRGIDGVALSVPSIVGAGGVQRIIDTPMDEREAAALQHSAETLAASIAKFN; translated from the coding sequence ATGACAATTGCCCGCAGCACCAAGCTCACCATTGTAGGCGCCGGCAGCGTCGGCACCTCCCTTGCCTACGCCGCCTTGATTCGCGGTTCCGCACGCGAGGTGGTGCTCTATGACATCGCTACGGCCAAGGTGGAGGCGGAGGTCCTCGACCTGGCCCACGGCACGCCGTTCGTTGGATCCGCTCGAATCACGGGCGGCAGCGACATTGAGCTCGTGGCGGGCTCCGACGTCGTCGTCATCACGGCAGGTGCCAAGCAGGAGCCGGGTCAGACCCGACTTGAATTGGCTGGCGTCAACGTGGGAATCCTGGAGAAGATGCTGCCCCAGCTTGTTGCTCTGGCGCCCAATGCGGTGTTCATCCTCGTGACAAATCCGTGCGATGTCCTCACCGCTGTGGCCGAACGCATCACCGACCTCCCGCCTGGGCGCATCTTCAGCTCCGGAACCGTGCTGGACTCCTCCCGGCTGCGCTGGCTCGTGGCGGAAGCCGCCGGGGTTGCCCCGCAAAGCGTGCACGCGCTGATCGTCGGCGAGCACGGCGACACGGAGTTCCCACTGTGGTCCGCCGCGACCATCGGGCAGACCCCGCTCCCTGACTGGACCGACTCCTCGGGGGCCCTGCTGTTTCCCCGGGAACGGCTGGAGGCGCTCACGCATGACGTGGTCCACGCCGCCTACAAGGTCATTGCCGGCAAGGGGGCCACCAACTATGCGATCGGACTCTCGGGCGCACGCATCGTTGAAGCGGTGCTGCAAGACGAGCGGAGCATACTTCCCGTCTCCAGCGTGCTCCACGGCTACCGTGGCATTGACGGCGTGGCCCTCAGCGTGCCCTCAATCGTCGGGGCGGGCGGAGTGCAGCGCATCATTGACACACCCATGGACGAACGTGAGGCCGCTGCATTGCAGCACTCCGCGGAGACCCTGGCTGCTTCCATCGCCAAGTTCAACTAG
- a CDS encoding glycoside hydrolase family 32 protein, with product MSTTDPVFSDPAFPALHGRPDQGWINDPNGCIYVDGTYHVFFQLNPDAPIHGNIHWGHATSTDLVRWTQQPIALYPRKGAADAVGAWSGVIALDGDVPTAFYTGIAATEHESQVMTATSDRALIGWKQEQQGIAGMPDEANIGEVRDPFLFTFNGTQFAIQGAGYKDGTPVILLYRCHTLTDWEYLGPLVTGGSGIAQEWAPGEIWECPQLFEIDGQWVLMLSLWNRDDHGLDRVSYLTGELREGGAGLKFLPTGGGLIDAGPDFYAPQVVVGTADEPRTLMWGWSWEKSRNDADILASGWAGVLTYARVLSFSDGQLRSEPVAEVDTLRNGVISADTGSFTVPRSTRAFDVTADSAVELVLVDGEQERVVAAIAAGRILVDGSLVEVFADGGYAHTVRAYPTETSHFELRGAATVHGLAV from the coding sequence GTGAGTACTACCGACCCCGTCTTCTCCGATCCCGCGTTTCCCGCACTTCACGGACGCCCGGATCAGGGCTGGATCAACGACCCCAACGGCTGCATTTACGTTGACGGCACCTACCATGTGTTTTTCCAACTCAATCCGGACGCACCCATCCACGGCAACATCCACTGGGGCCACGCCACCTCCACAGATCTGGTCCGGTGGACTCAGCAGCCCATCGCCCTGTACCCCCGAAAGGGTGCCGCGGACGCCGTCGGCGCCTGGTCCGGTGTCATTGCATTGGACGGCGATGTGCCCACGGCTTTCTACACGGGCATTGCTGCGACGGAGCACGAGTCACAGGTCATGACGGCCACCTCGGACCGGGCGCTCATTGGATGGAAGCAGGAACAGCAAGGCATTGCGGGGATGCCGGATGAGGCAAATATTGGCGAGGTCCGCGACCCCTTCCTGTTCACCTTCAACGGCACTCAGTTCGCCATCCAAGGTGCGGGTTACAAGGATGGCACCCCCGTCATTCTGCTCTACCGCTGCCACACCCTGACCGATTGGGAGTACCTGGGTCCGCTCGTCACCGGCGGCTCGGGCATTGCCCAGGAGTGGGCACCGGGCGAGATCTGGGAATGCCCGCAGTTGTTCGAAATCGATGGCCAGTGGGTGCTGATGCTCTCGCTCTGGAACCGCGACGATCACGGATTGGACCGCGTCAGCTACCTGACCGGGGAACTGCGTGAAGGCGGTGCCGGCCTGAAATTCCTACCCACCGGAGGGGGCCTGATCGATGCGGGCCCCGATTTCTACGCCCCGCAGGTGGTGGTCGGCACCGCCGATGAGCCGCGCACACTCATGTGGGGCTGGAGCTGGGAAAAATCAAGGAACGACGCCGACATTCTCGCCTCTGGCTGGGCCGGCGTGCTTACCTATGCGCGCGTGCTTTCCTTTAGTGATGGGCAGTTACGCTCGGAGCCGGTGGCTGAAGTTGACACCCTGCGTAACGGCGTCATTTCTGCCGATACCGGTTCATTCACCGTCCCAAGGTCCACCAGGGCCTTTGACGTCACGGCTGACAGCGCCGTGGAACTGGTGCTGGTTGACGGTGAACAGGAGAGAGTTGTTGCGGCCATCGCGGCCGGACGCATCCTGGTGGACGGCTCACTCGTGGAGGTCTTTGCCGATGGCGGATACGCCCACACAGTGCGGGCGTATCCCACGGAGACTTCACACTTCGAACTCCGGGGTGCAGCTACCGTCCACGGGCTGGCCGTCTAG
- a CDS encoding carbohydrate ABC transporter permease, producing the protein MTTISVKESSSAPGRIPAPRKKIHVSGRTAGRAAILIVATFLTLGPVVWTVLTSMRSPSESLGAGGSIFSGGLDFSSYTDVFAQVNMWLLIWNSVLVTGIIAVGQMFTAALAGYVFARIDFRGRGVLFSIVLATMMVPMQVTIVPVFMLIRGMGLSDTLMALILPAIPTAFGTFLMRQFFVGLPGELAEAAAIDGASPLRTFRSVYLPLAWPGLAIVGILAFNFHWNEFFRPLIMTISEENFTMPLGLVSLQGNMGTGSVSTVLAGVVLSMIPALVVFLFGQRYLREGLTAGINK; encoded by the coding sequence ATGACCACCATTTCCGTGAAAGAAAGCAGTTCCGCACCGGGTCGCATTCCTGCACCCCGCAAGAAAATCCACGTTTCCGGCCGTACCGCCGGACGGGCAGCCATCCTCATCGTGGCAACCTTCCTGACGCTGGGCCCCGTGGTCTGGACCGTCCTGACCTCCATGCGTTCACCGAGCGAATCGCTCGGAGCCGGCGGTTCCATCTTCTCCGGCGGCCTCGATTTTAGCTCTTACACCGATGTGTTCGCGCAAGTGAACATGTGGTTGCTGATCTGGAACTCGGTCCTTGTCACAGGCATCATCGCCGTGGGCCAAATGTTCACGGCGGCCTTGGCCGGCTACGTGTTTGCCCGCATCGACTTCAGGGGCCGCGGCGTGCTGTTCAGCATTGTCCTGGCCACCATGATGGTCCCCATGCAGGTCACCATTGTTCCGGTCTTCATGCTGATCCGCGGCATGGGACTCTCCGATACCCTCATGGCCCTGATCTTGCCGGCCATTCCGACGGCGTTTGGCACCTTCTTGATGCGCCAATTCTTCGTCGGATTGCCGGGCGAGCTGGCCGAAGCCGCCGCGATCGACGGCGCATCCCCCTTGCGCACCTTCCGTTCCGTTTACCTGCCGCTGGCCTGGCCCGGACTCGCGATTGTGGGCATCCTGGCCTTCAACTTCCACTGGAACGAATTCTTCCGGCCCCTGATCATGACCATCAGTGAAGAAAACTTCACCATGCCCCTAGGCCTGGTGTCGCTGCAGGGAAATATGGGCACCGGCTCGGTGTCCACCGTGCTCGCAGGCGTAGTGCTCTCCATGATCCCGGCACTGGTGGTCTTCCTCTTTGGGCAGCGCTATTTGCGCGAAGGCCTGACCGCTGGAATCAACAAGTGA
- a CDS encoding carbohydrate ABC transporter permease, whose product MSTTTKSSQMPTTPAGSRGHRRRGLAQQRSGKEKGAKGLAALFLAPTIIGIAIFTLIPIVASLTLAFFRWDIINAPEFVGVDNFVAIGADPTVRTAFLNTMGFVVVAVSLQLTVSIGLAVLIQSRMPNWLRTFFRSAFFFPLVLSASSVSIIMSYLFNQNFGLVNKVIGMIGIPAVPWLTSQAGAMIVIILVYVWQNFGFTFLLIIGGLSSIPTEMYEASSIDGATGWKQFKNITLPLLSPTLLVASVMAIISALQIFDQPYVITRGGPGDSTRTAVMVIYETAFKQLDFGRAFAIGIVLTLLIMLVTAIQFRLSRRFVHYN is encoded by the coding sequence ATGTCCACAACCACCAAAAGTTCTCAGATGCCCACCACGCCCGCCGGCTCGCGTGGTCACCGCCGCAGGGGCTTGGCACAACAGCGTTCCGGCAAGGAGAAGGGCGCCAAAGGCTTGGCAGCACTTTTTCTGGCCCCCACCATCATCGGTATTGCCATCTTTACCCTGATCCCGATCGTGGCATCATTGACGCTGGCGTTTTTCCGCTGGGACATCATCAACGCCCCGGAATTTGTAGGTGTTGATAACTTTGTTGCCATCGGCGCCGACCCCACCGTCAGAACAGCGTTTCTGAACACCATGGGCTTTGTGGTGGTGGCGGTCAGCCTGCAACTGACGGTCTCCATTGGCCTTGCCGTGCTGATTCAGTCAAGGATGCCCAACTGGTTGCGGACGTTCTTCCGCTCGGCGTTCTTCTTCCCGCTGGTTCTTTCAGCCTCCAGTGTTTCCATCATCATGAGCTATTTGTTCAACCAGAACTTTGGCCTGGTCAACAAGGTCATCGGCATGATTGGTATCCCGGCAGTGCCGTGGCTGACCTCGCAGGCCGGTGCCATGATCGTGATCATTCTGGTTTATGTGTGGCAGAACTTTGGCTTCACGTTCCTACTCATCATTGGCGGCTTGAGTTCCATCCCCACCGAGATGTATGAGGCATCCTCCATTGACGGGGCTACGGGGTGGAAGCAGTTCAAAAACATCACGCTGCCTCTGCTGAGCCCCACCCTGTTGGTGGCCAGTGTCATGGCGATCATTTCCGCCCTGCAGATCTTTGACCAGCCGTACGTCATCACCCGCGGCGGCCCCGGCGATTCAACGCGCACCGCCGTCATGGTCATCTATGAAACAGCTTTCAAGCAGCTGGACTTCGGCCGCGCCTTTGCCATCGGCATTGTGCTGACGCTGCTCATCATGCTGGTGACGGCCATCCAATTCCGCCTCTCACGACGCTTCGTGCACTACAACTAG
- a CDS encoding extracellular solute-binding protein encodes MSDVSRRAMLSLLGIGSVGAVGASWPRLTGADIPGRGSDSLNVAILGNAQDAESRANLVKAFSAAHPNIKVRIQAIQGADWGDFFAKILTMVAAGTSPDVVLVATEGAQLFAERLAEPLDAYVKRDQSEVQDYFDDVHPSLVEAFMYQGSLFQLPLDFNSANMYMNTGAFEKAGLSRPGDNWTHDDFYNSLTAMKKTGGKQFVPYYWTNRLFGGVVPWLYVNDTSFLKETRSTGGNWFWDKFYANDPTRGMRSGGYQWLEPNAEDPRVAESFEFLRTLVAEGLGTSPAQGGGNELVAQFASGLIGTTPAGGYWVQGLHEAGMAEDGFDVQFFPKWRTQRHQFGAAGYAIMKTSTRKDEAWEWIKFCASKEAMELAMPNPNTTPTRRSMVNEALYSGKGPAHWQVFYDTLDKFPSSGPIPAPPQQAAVESALIKNVLGAVTGSAANVRPALSTLQRDLELALRRV; translated from the coding sequence ATGAGTGATGTATCAAGACGGGCGATGCTGAGTTTGTTGGGCATCGGATCCGTGGGTGCCGTCGGGGCAAGCTGGCCCCGGCTGACCGGAGCGGACATCCCCGGACGGGGATCGGATTCGCTCAACGTTGCCATCCTTGGCAATGCGCAGGATGCGGAGAGCCGGGCCAATCTGGTCAAGGCATTTTCTGCGGCTCATCCCAACATCAAGGTGCGGATTCAGGCGATCCAGGGTGCGGACTGGGGCGATTTTTTTGCCAAGATCCTCACCATGGTTGCCGCCGGAACGTCACCGGATGTGGTGCTGGTGGCTACGGAGGGCGCGCAGCTATTTGCCGAACGCCTTGCTGAACCGCTGGATGCGTATGTGAAGCGGGATCAGTCGGAGGTGCAGGACTACTTCGACGATGTGCACCCTTCCCTGGTTGAAGCGTTCATGTATCAGGGAAGCCTGTTCCAGCTCCCGCTCGATTTCAACAGCGCCAACATGTATATGAACACGGGCGCCTTTGAGAAGGCCGGACTGAGTCGCCCCGGTGACAACTGGACGCACGATGACTTCTACAATTCGCTCACCGCCATGAAAAAAACTGGCGGCAAACAATTTGTTCCGTATTACTGGACCAACCGGCTCTTCGGTGGTGTGGTGCCGTGGCTATATGTCAACGACACGAGTTTCCTGAAGGAAACTCGCAGCACGGGAGGCAACTGGTTTTGGGACAAGTTCTATGCCAACGATCCCACGCGCGGCATGCGTTCTGGCGGCTACCAGTGGCTAGAACCCAACGCCGAAGATCCACGGGTTGCCGAGAGCTTTGAGTTCCTGCGCACGCTCGTGGCCGAAGGCCTGGGCACCAGCCCGGCACAAGGTGGTGGCAATGAGCTGGTCGCCCAGTTCGCCTCTGGCCTTATTGGTACCACGCCGGCTGGCGGTTATTGGGTGCAGGGTCTCCACGAGGCAGGCATGGCAGAAGATGGTTTTGACGTGCAGTTCTTCCCGAAGTGGCGCACGCAGCGGCACCAGTTTGGCGCCGCAGGCTACGCCATCATGAAGACCTCCACCCGCAAGGATGAGGCGTGGGAGTGGATCAAGTTCTGTGCTTCCAAGGAAGCCATGGAGTTGGCCATGCCCAATCCCAACACCACCCCCACCCGCCGCTCCATGGTCAACGAGGCCCTGTATTCCGGCAAGGGCCCGGCCCACTGGCAGGTCTTCTATGACACGCTCGATAAGTTCCCCAGTTCCGGACCCATTCCGGCCCCGCCGCAGCAGGCCGCGGTGGAAAGTGCCCTGATTAAAAATGTTCTTGGTGCCGTCACAGGTTCCGCAGCCAATGTTCGGCCTGCCCTGTCCACGCTGCAGCGTGACCTCGAGCTGGCTCTGAGGAGGGTCTGA